One window of the Chryseobacterium camelliae genome contains the following:
- the rpoB gene encoding DNA-directed RNA polymerase subunit beta, translated as MSKTKTTTQGNPRINFSSAKGKIITPDFLDIQIESFKEFFQLDTLPEDRRSEGLYKTFQENFPITDSRNQFVLEFLDYLVDSPRYSIDECVERGLTYSVPLKARLKLYCTDPEHEDFQTVVQDVYLGPVPYMTPSGSFIINGAERVIVTQLHRSPGVFFGQTYHANGTKLYYSRIIPFKGSWMEFTTDINSVMYAYIDRKKKLPLTTLLRAIGYESDKDILQIFDLAEEVKVSKAALKKVEGRTLAARVLNTWFEDFVDEDTGEVVSIERNEIILDRETILEKEHLDLILDAGVKSILIHKENSNEFSIIQNTLQKDPTNSEKEAVEYIYRQLRNADPPDEETARGIIEKLFFSEQRYSLGEVGRYRLNKKLSLNIPTTTEVLTKEDIIAIVRHLIELVNSKTDVDDIDHLSNRRIKTVGEQLAGQFGVGLSRIARTIKERMNVRDNEIFTPLDLVNAKTLTSVINSFFGTNQLSQFMDQTNPLSEITHKRRLSALGPGGLSRERAGFEVRDVHHTHYGRICPIETPEGPNIGLISSLGIYAKINRLGFIETPYRKVENSKIDLNSDPIYLNAEDEEEKVIAQANVELSDNGEFETDRIIARLDGDYPVVEPSQVDLIDVAPNQISGISASLIPFLEHDDANRALMGSNMMRQAVPLLKPQAPIVGTGLEQQVARDSRILINAEGTGTVEYVDADKITIKYERSEDEDLVQFESATKTYNLTKFRKTNQSTTITLRPNVRVGDVVEKGQVLCDGYATEKGELALGRNLVVAFMPWKGYNFEDAIVINEKVVREDWFTSIHVDEYSLEVRDTKLGMEELTADIPNVSEEATKDLDENGMIRIGAEVKPGDIMIGKITPKGESDPTPEEKLLRAIFGDKAGDVKDASLKADSSLRGVVINKKLFSRNIKDKKKRTEEKLKLEEIENTYKAKFDDLRNTLIEKLNTLVSGKTSQGVKNDLDEEIIGKGVKFTHKLLTSVEDYVNVSGSDWTVDADKNELIKQLIHNYKIKFNDIQGVKNREKFAISIGDELPAGIMKLAKVYIAKKRKLNVGDKMAGRHGNKGIVSRIVREEDMPFLEDGTPVDIVLNPLGVPSRMNIGQIYETVLGWAGQKLGMKFATPIFDGATLDQITEYTEKAGLPQFGHTYLYDGGTGERFTQAATVGIIYMLKLGHMVDDKMHARSIGPYSLITQQPLGGKAQFGGQRFGEMEVWALEAFGASNILREILTVKSDDVIGRAKTYEAIAKGEAMPEPGIPESFNVLLHELQGLGLDVRLEE; from the coding sequence ATGAGTAAAACAAAAACAACAACTCAGGGAAATCCGAGAATCAATTTCTCATCAGCGAAAGGAAAAATTATCACTCCGGACTTCCTGGACATCCAGATCGAGTCTTTTAAAGAGTTTTTCCAGCTGGATACCCTTCCTGAAGACAGGAGAAGTGAAGGTCTTTACAAGACTTTTCAGGAAAACTTCCCTATTACAGATTCCAGAAACCAGTTTGTACTGGAGTTCCTGGATTACCTGGTAGATTCACCACGATATTCCATCGACGAATGTGTGGAAAGAGGACTGACATATTCAGTGCCTTTGAAAGCAAGACTTAAATTATATTGTACAGACCCTGAGCACGAAGATTTTCAGACCGTGGTGCAGGATGTATATTTAGGACCGGTTCCTTACATGACGCCTAGTGGTTCTTTCATCATCAATGGTGCTGAGAGGGTTATCGTTACGCAGTTACACCGTTCACCTGGTGTATTCTTCGGACAGACCTACCACGCTAACGGAACCAAATTATACTATTCAAGAATCATTCCTTTTAAAGGATCTTGGATGGAATTCACTACCGATATCAACAGCGTAATGTACGCGTATATCGACCGTAAGAAAAAATTACCTTTAACTACTTTACTAAGAGCGATCGGTTATGAATCTGATAAGGATATCCTTCAGATCTTCGACCTTGCTGAAGAAGTGAAAGTTTCTAAAGCTGCCCTGAAAAAAGTAGAAGGAAGAACATTGGCTGCGAGAGTACTGAACACATGGTTCGAAGACTTTGTAGACGAAGATACAGGGGAGGTGGTTTCTATCGAAAGAAACGAAATCATCTTAGACAGGGAAACTATTCTTGAAAAAGAACATCTTGACCTGATCCTGGATGCCGGTGTGAAGTCAATCCTGATTCACAAAGAAAACAGCAATGAATTCTCTATTATCCAGAATACATTACAGAAAGACCCTACCAACTCTGAAAAAGAAGCGGTAGAATATATCTACCGTCAGTTAAGAAATGCAGATCCGCCAGATGAGGAAACGGCAAGAGGAATCATTGAGAAATTATTCTTCTCCGAGCAGAGATACTCATTAGGGGAAGTAGGACGTTACCGACTGAATAAAAAATTAAGTCTGAACATTCCTACAACGACTGAAGTTCTTACCAAAGAAGATATCATCGCAATTGTAAGACACCTGATCGAGCTGGTAAATTCAAAAACTGACGTTGATGATATTGACCACTTATCCAACAGGAGAATTAAGACTGTAGGTGAGCAATTGGCAGGACAGTTTGGTGTAGGTCTTTCAAGAATTGCAAGAACCATCAAGGAAAGAATGAACGTTAGAGATAACGAAATCTTTACTCCGCTGGATCTTGTTAATGCGAAGACATTAACATCGGTGATCAACTCGTTCTTTGGGACCAACCAGCTTTCTCAGTTCATGGACCAAACCAATCCGCTTTCAGAAATCACGCACAAGCGTAGACTTTCTGCACTGGGACCTGGTGGTTTATCAAGAGAAAGAGCAGGTTTCGAGGTACGTGACGTTCACCATACCCACTATGGAAGAATTTGTCCGATTGAAACTCCGGAAGGACCAAACATCGGTTTGATCTCTTCATTAGGGATTTATGCAAAAATCAACAGACTTGGTTTCATCGAAACTCCATACAGGAAAGTAGAAAACAGCAAAATCGATCTTAATTCTGATCCAATCTATCTGAATGCAGAGGACGAAGAAGAGAAAGTAATTGCTCAGGCAAACGTTGAGCTGAGCGATAACGGTGAATTCGAAACAGACAGGATCATTGCAAGGCTGGATGGTGACTATCCGGTAGTAGAGCCTAGCCAGGTTGACCTTATCGACGTAGCACCGAACCAGATCTCCGGTATTTCCGCTTCATTGATTCCGTTCCTGGAACATGATGATGCGAACCGTGCATTGATGGGATCCAACATGATGCGTCAGGCCGTTCCGTTATTGAAGCCACAGGCTCCGATCGTAGGTACAGGGCTTGAGCAGCAGGTGGCAAGGGATTCAAGAATCCTGATCAATGCTGAAGGTACCGGTACCGTAGAGTATGTGGATGCCGATAAGATCACGATTAAATATGAAAGAAGCGAAGATGAGGATTTAGTACAGTTCGAATCTGCTACCAAAACATATAACCTGACCAAGTTCAGAAAAACCAACCAGAGTACTACCATTACCCTGAGACCAAACGTTAGAGTAGGTGATGTGGTAGAAAAAGGACAGGTGCTTTGCGACGGGTATGCTACTGAAAAAGGAGAGCTGGCCCTGGGTAGAAACCTTGTGGTTGCGTTCATGCCTTGGAAAGGATACAACTTCGAGGATGCGATCGTAATCAACGAAAAAGTTGTTCGTGAAGACTGGTTTACTTCCATCCACGTAGATGAATATTCTCTTGAGGTTCGTGATACCAAATTAGGTATGGAAGAACTGACTGCGGATATTCCTAACGTTTCCGAAGAAGCAACCAAAGATCTTGATGAGAACGGTATGATCAGAATCGGTGCTGAAGTGAAGCCTGGAGACATCATGATCGGTAAGATCACTCCGAAAGGGGAATCTGACCCGACTCCTGAAGAAAAACTTCTTAGAGCGATCTTCGGTGACAAAGCCGGTGACGTGAAAGATGCTTCATTGAAAGCTGACTCTTCACTGAGAGGGGTGGTGATCAATAAAAAGCTGTTCTCCAGAAATATCAAAGATAAAAAGAAGAGAACTGAAGAAAAACTGAAGCTTGAAGAAATTGAAAATACCTACAAAGCTAAGTTTGATGATCTGAGAAACACGTTAATTGAAAAATTAAATACGCTGGTAAGCGGTAAAACTTCTCAGGGTGTGAAAAATGACCTTGATGAGGAGATCATCGGTAAAGGAGTGAAATTCACACACAAGTTACTGACTTCAGTTGAAGATTACGTCAATGTAAGCGGTTCAGACTGGACGGTTGATGCGGATAAAAACGAATTGATCAAACAGCTGATCCACAACTATAAAATTAAGTTTAACGACATTCAGGGAGTTAAAAACCGTGAGAAGTTCGCGATTTCCATCGGGGATGAGTTACCTGCAGGAATCATGAAGCTGGCTAAAGTTTACATCGCTAAGAAACGTAAACTGAATGTTGGGGATAAAATGGCAGGACGTCACGGTAACAAAGGTATCGTTTCAAGAATCGTTCGTGAAGAAGATATGCCGTTCCTGGAAGACGGAACACCGGTAGACATCGTACTGAACCCGCTTGGGGTACCTTCCCGTATGAACATCGGACAGATCTACGAAACCGTTTTAGGATGGGCAGGTCAGAAGCTGGGAATGAAGTTTGCAACGCCGATCTTTGACGGGGCAACGCTTGATCAGATTACTGAATATACTGAAAAGGCAGGTCTTCCTCAGTTCGGACATACGTATCTGTATGACGGAGGTACCGGAGAGAGGTTTACTCAGGCAGCTACCGTAGGGATTATCTATATGCTGAAGCTGGGTCACATGGTTGATGATAAGATGCACGCACGTTCTATCGGTCCGTATTCATTGATTACGCAGCAGCCGTTAGGAGGTAAGGCACAGTTCGGAGGTCAGAGATTCGGAGAGATGGAGGTTTGGGCCCTTGAAGCATTCGGTGCGTCCAACATCCTTAGGGAAATCCTTACCGTGAAGTCGGATGACGTAATTGGAAGAGCCAAAACTTACGAAGCGATCGCAAAAGGGGAAGCAATGCCTGAACCAGGTATTCCGGAATCCTTCAACGTATTGCTCCACGAGTTACAAGGTCTTGGATTAGACGTAAGACTAGAGGAATAA
- a CDS encoding T9SS type A sorting domain-containing protein, whose translation MKITQTAGVNFGALKVYYAFEEPVTCECNDKIQTSGSAITGNIVTGNNWTSGPGFLGIIVAKLTNPEAIVDNNPSNYATATVPAASLFSIFSAYATVSTSTMLPANTYAGFTLEKAGNLIGISVLENITVTFYNGNTVTETFTGAGSLFSGNFFTVDSNKFYVGGKSTKPFNRMKITFKSGSALRIPQSYNIYNAFASRDDDNDGVPNCFDQCPNGNDSIDNNGNGIPDCAEGCTVVSDKSPVLDTDGDGIVDACDLDSDNDGIPDSIEDADANGKYEDDDAEGDILLVPVLGDSVPNYRDLDSDNDGILDLFEAGIPVSVIDQIDADRNGVIDANVAVGQNGIADILETSPDSGIMKYPIKNTDGDDKPDFLDLTSNGSDYDLYAIGKSDLDDLGGGFISRINDQDKDGIQAVVDTDLVQRGAPDSPLSPYAVQAKNAQMKTSKALDAGVTAAADDIKIYPNPVRSGESLTIRSQQQGTYSVFSAQGQLIKSGQFKGNVEIANALPAGLYIIKVETRSAVKSYKVLVK comes from the coding sequence TTGAAAATAACCCAGACGGCCGGTGTCAATTTTGGGGCGCTGAAAGTATATTATGCCTTTGAAGAGCCTGTAACCTGCGAATGTAATGATAAGATCCAGACCAGTGGTTCCGCTATTACAGGAAATATTGTGACCGGGAACAACTGGACATCAGGACCTGGCTTTTTAGGAATTATCGTAGCGAAACTGACCAACCCGGAAGCTATTGTGGACAATAACCCGTCCAATTATGCAACGGCTACTGTGCCGGCAGCCTCCCTGTTCAGTATTTTCTCCGCATATGCTACCGTGAGTACCAGCACCATGCTGCCTGCCAATACGTATGCCGGATTCACGCTTGAAAAAGCAGGGAACCTGATCGGGATCAGTGTTTTAGAAAATATTACGGTGACTTTTTACAACGGCAATACCGTGACGGAAACCTTTACCGGTGCCGGAAGCCTTTTCAGCGGAAACTTCTTTACTGTAGATTCCAATAAGTTTTATGTAGGCGGGAAGTCAACCAAGCCTTTTAACAGGATGAAGATTACGTTTAAGAGTGGAAGTGCACTGCGTATTCCTCAGAGTTACAATATCTACAATGCTTTTGCGAGCCGGGATGATGACAATGACGGTGTTCCGAACTGCTTTGATCAGTGCCCGAACGGCAATGACAGCATTGATAACAACGGAAATGGTATCCCGGATTGTGCTGAAGGCTGTACAGTGGTCAGTGACAAGTCTCCGGTTCTGGATACCGATGGAGACGGAATTGTAGATGCCTGCGACCTGGATTCCGATAACGATGGTATTCCGGATTCAATAGAGGATGCGGACGCAAATGGAAAATATGAAGATGATGATGCGGAAGGAGATATTTTGCTGGTTCCTGTGCTTGGCGATTCCGTTCCGAACTACCGTGACCTGGATTCCGATAATGACGGTATACTGGATCTGTTTGAAGCAGGCATTCCTGTTTCGGTTATCGATCAGATCGATGCAGACCGTAATGGTGTTATTGATGCTAATGTAGCCGTAGGTCAAAACGGTATTGCTGATATCCTGGAAACATCTCCGGATTCAGGCATAATGAAGTATCCGATTAAAAATACAGATGGAGACGATAAGCCGGACTTCCTGGATCTTACTTCCAACGGTTCAGATTATGATCTGTATGCAATCGGTAAGAGTGATCTCGATGATCTTGGCGGCGGATTTATTTCCAGGATCAATGATCAGGATAAAGATGGCATCCAGGCTGTGGTAGATACAGATCTTGTACAGAGAGGTGCACCGGATTCTCCGCTGTCTCCTTATGCAGTACAGGCTAAAAATGCCCAGATGAAGACATCCAAAGCTCTGGATGCAGGTGTCACTGCAGCAGCTGATGATATTAAGATTTACCCTAACCCGGTAAGATCCGGTGAAAGCCTTACCATAAGATCTCAGCAGCAAGGAACATATAGTGTGTTCTCCGCTCAGGGGCAGCTGATTAAGAGCGGCCAGTTCAAAGGCAATGTGGAAATTGCCAATGCTTTGCCTGCGGGACTTTATATCATTAAGGTAGAAACCCGATCAGCCGTAAAATCCTATAAAGTGCTGGTGAAATAA
- the rplL gene encoding 50S ribosomal protein L7/L12, with translation MSDLKNLAETLVNLTVKDVNELAAILKDEYGIEPAAAAVVMAGPGAGEAAEEKTEFDVILKSAGASKLAIVKLVKDLTGAGLKEAKDIVDGAPAAIKQGISKDEAEALKKQLEEAGAEVELK, from the coding sequence ATGTCAGATTTAAAAAATTTAGCTGAAACGCTAGTAAACCTAACTGTAAAAGACGTAAACGAATTAGCTGCTATCCTTAAGGATGAGTACGGAATTGAGCCTGCTGCTGCTGCAGTAGTAATGGCTGGTCCTGGTGCTGGTGAAGCTGCTGAAGAAAAGACTGAATTCGACGTAATTCTTAAGTCTGCAGGTGCTTCTAAATTAGCTATCGTTAAATTGGTAAAAGATTTAACTGGTGCTGGTCTTAAAGAAGCTAAAGATATCGTAGACGGAGCTCCTGCTGCTATCAAGCAAGGAATCTCTAAAGACGAAGCTGAAGCTCTTAAGAAGCAACTTGAAGAAGCTGGTGCTGAAGTAGAATTGAAATAA
- the rplJ gene encoding 50S ribosomal protein L10 — translation MTKDQKVVAIQEIKDLLQDAKVVYVADLEGLNAAKASDFRRQAFKQNIKVKVVKNTLLQKAMEQMEGVDYSEMFEAFKGNSALMISETANAPAKLIQGFRKKEEKPALKAAYLQETFYVGDENLTALANIKSREEMIGEIIGLLQSPIQRVVSALQNKSESAEANAEEAAPAQEEAPATEAPEAAAEGETPAAE, via the coding sequence ATGACAAAAGACCAAAAAGTTGTAGCGATACAAGAGATCAAAGATTTGCTTCAGGATGCTAAAGTAGTATATGTTGCAGACCTTGAAGGATTGAATGCTGCTAAGGCATCAGACTTCAGAAGACAGGCTTTCAAGCAGAATATCAAAGTAAAAGTGGTTAAAAATACCCTTTTACAGAAGGCTATGGAGCAAATGGAAGGAGTAGATTACTCTGAAATGTTTGAAGCTTTCAAAGGAAACTCAGCTTTGATGATTTCCGAGACGGCAAACGCTCCTGCAAAACTAATCCAGGGATTCAGAAAGAAAGAAGAAAAGCCAGCTCTTAAGGCTGCTTACCTTCAGGAAACTTTCTATGTTGGTGACGAAAACCTAACGGCACTTGCCAACATCAAGTCAAGAGAAGAAATGATCGGTGAAATCATCGGATTACTTCAGTCTCCAATCCAGAGAGTGGTTTCTGCTCTTCAAAACAAATCTGAATCTGCAGAAGCAAACGCTGAAGAAGCGGCTCCTGCTCAGGAAGAAGCCCCAGCTACCGAAGCTCCGGAAGCTGCTGCAGAAGGAGAAACTCCTGCTGCTGAATAA
- the rplA gene encoding 50S ribosomal protein L1: protein MAKLTKKQKEALSKVEKGRIYNLEEGSALVKEVNTAKFDASVDIAVRLGVDPRKANQMVRGVVSLPHGTGKDVKVLALVTPDKEAEAKEAGADYVGLDEYLQKIKEGWTDVDVIVTMPAVMGKLGPLGRVLGPRGLMPNPKSGTVTMEIGKAVTEVKAGKIDFKVDKYGIIHAGIGKVSFDAAKIKENAQELISTLIKMKPTAAKGTYVKSIYLSSTMSPGIAIDTKSVN from the coding sequence ATGGCAAAATTGACTAAAAAACAAAAGGAAGCTTTAAGCAAAGTAGAAAAAGGAAGAATCTATAACCTTGAAGAAGGTTCTGCTCTTGTAAAAGAGGTGAACACGGCAAAGTTTGATGCTTCTGTAGATATCGCGGTACGACTTGGGGTAGACCCGAGAAAAGCTAACCAGATGGTAAGAGGTGTAGTATCCCTTCCTCACGGTACCGGTAAAGATGTTAAAGTATTGGCATTGGTAACTCCGGATAAAGAAGCTGAAGCGAAAGAAGCAGGGGCAGATTACGTAGGTTTAGACGAATACTTACAGAAAATAAAAGAAGGCTGGACAGATGTTGACGTTATCGTTACTATGCCGGCTGTAATGGGTAAACTGGGACCATTAGGTAGAGTATTAGGACCAAGAGGTCTTATGCCGAACCCTAAATCGGGTACCGTTACCATGGAAATCGGTAAAGCAGTAACGGAAGTTAAAGCTGGTAAAATTGATTTTAAAGTAGACAAATACGGTATTATCCACGCTGGTATCGGTAAAGTATCTTTCGATGCTGCCAAAATCAAGGAAAATGCTCAGGAATTAATCTCTACACTGATCAAAATGAAGCCGACTGCCGCTAAAGGTACTTATGTAAAGAGCATCTATTTGTCTTCTACCATGAGTCCTGGTATTGCAATCGATACTAAATCTGTTAACTAA
- the rplK gene encoding 50S ribosomal protein L11 produces MAKKVFKMVKLQVKGGAANPSPPVGPALGSAGVNIMEFCKQFNGRTQDKPGQVLPVVITVYEDKSFEFVIKTPPAAIQLMDAAKIKGGSGEPNRNKVGSVSWEQVKKIAEDKMTDLNCFTMDSAVSMVAGTARSMGLRVTGTKPTFNA; encoded by the coding sequence ATGGCTAAAAAAGTCTTTAAAATGGTAAAGCTTCAGGTGAAAGGTGGCGCAGCTAACCCTTCTCCACCAGTAGGTCCAGCATTGGGTTCTGCAGGTGTGAACATCATGGAGTTTTGTAAGCAATTTAACGGAAGAACCCAGGACAAGCCAGGTCAGGTTTTACCTGTAGTAATTACAGTATACGAGGACAAATCTTTTGAATTCGTAATTAAAACCCCACCTGCAGCAATTCAGTTAATGGATGCAGCTAAGATCAAAGGAGGATCCGGTGAACCGAACAGAAACAAAGTAGGTTCTGTATCTTGGGAACAGGTGAAGAAAATCGCTGAAGATAAAATGACTGACCTTAACTGCTTCACAATGGATTCTGCCGTTTCTATGGTTGCAGGTACTGCCAGATCGATGGGATTAAGAGTAACAGGAACTAAACCAACTTTTAACGCTTAA
- a CDS encoding glycosyltransferase family 39 protein has translation MKSTSVRPFIKKILEWKFFLVCNVMIFILKVVFSAKSGFKAEHFEDWSIAENIAAYGKYAMDMRFGSSAYKLPVYPLFLSAYIKVFGTGPATVWIIITQHLFYFLIPVLLIGIFQNFRSKEAGFMAAYFFIFSPSYFYYSNIMEATNIFLPLFIGWIYIYSVIWRKGVSNRGLIIFSMLTAIVALTQVVAVPVMALLGVVLLVSRKISLPKIMVVVSLSALCYAPWVIRNYITFDTVILSKSPVWQNMYLGYIPDYQILDYSFVSEQHKKETFARISQHNEFEDEGIYRSEVEKIIRKDHWAPVKKAVNNIISLWFVPKKYFDDNSLSVVIGRKLYVMILNIALLISLVYFFRRNRMLFFLLILVFAGFTFPYLIGHAANIRFKLDFEWVQTSVIALWMGSYFLKSTQIKSAD, from the coding sequence ATGAAAAGCACTTCAGTAAGACCATTCATAAAAAAAATCCTGGAATGGAAATTTTTCCTTGTCTGTAATGTGATGATTTTTATCCTGAAGGTTGTCTTCTCAGCAAAGTCCGGTTTTAAGGCGGAGCATTTTGAAGACTGGTCCATCGCTGAAAACATCGCTGCTTATGGAAAGTATGCCATGGATATGAGGTTTGGCAGTTCTGCCTACAAGCTTCCCGTATATCCTCTTTTCCTGAGCGCTTATATAAAGGTCTTCGGGACAGGTCCCGCAACAGTCTGGATCATCATCACGCAACATCTTTTTTATTTCCTGATTCCTGTGCTGCTCATCGGGATCTTTCAGAATTTCAGATCAAAAGAAGCGGGATTTATGGCTGCTTATTTTTTTATTTTTTCACCGTCATATTTCTACTATTCCAATATCATGGAAGCGACCAATATCTTCCTGCCGCTTTTCATCGGTTGGATATATATATATTCTGTCATCTGGAGAAAAGGTGTTTCCAACAGAGGCCTTATTATATTTTCAATGCTGACCGCCATCGTAGCATTAACCCAGGTTGTAGCTGTTCCTGTTATGGCATTGCTGGGGGTGGTTCTTTTAGTCAGCCGTAAAATATCCCTTCCGAAGATTATGGTTGTGGTTTCACTGTCAGCGCTGTGTTATGCTCCCTGGGTCATCCGGAATTACATCACTTTTGATACAGTGATACTCAGCAAATCACCGGTATGGCAGAACATGTACCTTGGCTATATTCCGGATTACCAGATATTAGACTACAGCTTCGTTTCGGAACAGCATAAAAAAGAAACTTTTGCCCGGATCAGTCAGCACAATGAGTTTGAAGATGAAGGTATTTACAGGAGTGAGGTAGAAAAGATTATCCGGAAAGATCATTGGGCACCGGTTAAAAAAGCAGTAAATAATATCATCAGCCTGTGGTTTGTCCCTAAAAAATACTTTGACGATAACAGCCTGTCCGTTGTGATAGGCAGGAAACTGTATGTCATGATCCTCAATATCGCATTGCTGATCAGCCTGGTATATTTCTTCCGTAGAAACAGAATGCTTTTTTTTCTGCTTATACTGGTCTTTGCCGGGTTTACCTTTCCGTATCTCATCGGCCATGCGGCAAACATCAGGTTCAAGCTGGACTTTGAATGGGTCCAGACTTCTGTCATTGCTTTATGGATGGGTTCGTATTTTTTAAAGTCAACACAAATAAAATCAGCTGATTAA
- the nusG gene encoding transcription termination/antitermination protein NusG has translation MSELKWYVLKAISGQENKVKNYIEAEIKRLGFEQYVTQVVIPMEKVIQLRNGKKVPKERPYYPGYLMVEADLMGEIPHIIKNIPGVISFLSLTKGGDPVPMRKSEVNRMLGRMDELSEFASDVEIPYVVGENVKVIDGPFNGFNGTVEKILEDKKKIEVSVLIFGRKTPMELSYMQVEKV, from the coding sequence ATGAGCGAATTGAAATGGTATGTGCTGAAAGCCATCAGCGGACAGGAAAATAAAGTGAAAAACTACATTGAGGCGGAAATCAAGCGTTTAGGCTTTGAGCAGTACGTTACTCAGGTGGTTATTCCTATGGAAAAGGTAATTCAGTTAAGAAACGGTAAAAAAGTTCCTAAAGAGAGACCTTATTATCCTGGATACCTCATGGTGGAAGCTGACCTTATGGGAGAGATTCCTCACATCATTAAAAATATTCCGGGTGTTATTTCTTTCTTAAGTTTAACCAAAGGAGGGGATCCGGTTCCGATGAGAAAATCTGAAGTGAACAGGATGCTGGGAAGAATGGACGAACTTTCCGAATTTGCCAGCGATGTGGAAATTCCTTACGTAGTCGGAGAGAATGTAAAAGTAATCGACGGTCCGTTCAACGGATTCAACGGTACGGTTGAGAAAATTCTTGAAGACAAAAAGAAAATTGAAGTTTCAGTATTGATTTTCGGAAGAAAAACACCAATGGAACTCAGCTACATGCAGGTAGAAAAAGTATAG
- the secE gene encoding preprotein translocase subunit SecE codes for MSSFVDFLKGSYNEFRHKVEWPKWADLQSSTIVVTIATVILALFTFGVDELFSKAISNIIGMLINLFN; via the coding sequence ATGAGTTCATTTGTCGATTTTTTAAAAGGTTCTTATAACGAATTCAGACATAAAGTTGAATGGCCAAAATGGGCTGACCTGCAGTCTTCTACTATTGTAGTGACTATTGCAACCGTTATTCTGGCATTGTTTACCTTTGGAGTTGATGAATTGTTTTCTAAAGCAATCAGCAACATCATAGGAATGCTAATTAACTTGTTCAACTAA
- the tuf gene encoding elongation factor Tu, whose protein sequence is MAKETFNRNKPHLNIGTIGHVDHGKTTLTAAISSVLANKGLAEKKDFSAIDSAPEEKERGITINTAHIEYETENRHYAHVDCPGHADYVKNMVTGAAQMDGAILVCAATDGPMPQTREHILLCRQVNVPRIVVFMNKVDMVDDAELLELVELELRDLLSTYEYDGDNSPVIQGSALGALNGDEKWVKTVEELMDAVDTWIEQPVRDQDKPFLMPIEDVFSITGRGTVATGRIEAGVINTGDPVDIVGMGDEKLTSTITGVEMFRKILDRGEAGDNVGLLLRGIEKTDIKRGMVIAKKDSVKPHKKFKAEVYILSKEEGGRHTPFHNKYRPQFYVRTTDVTGEIFLPEGVEMVMPGDNLTITVELLQPIALNDGLRFAIREGGRTVGAGQVTEILD, encoded by the coding sequence ATGGCAAAGGAAACGTTTAATCGTAACAAACCACACTTGAACATTGGTACTATTGGTCACGTTGACCATGGTAAAACTACTCTTACTGCTGCAATCAGTAGTGTATTAGCAAACAAAGGTCTTGCTGAGAAAAAAGACTTCTCCGCTATTGACTCTGCTCCAGAAGAAAAAGAAAGAGGTATCACAATTAATACAGCTCACATCGAATACGAAACTGAAAACAGACACTATGCTCACGTTGACTGTCCAGGTCACGCCGACTATGTAAAAAACATGGTTACTGGTGCTGCTCAGATGGATGGAGCTATCCTAGTATGTGCTGCAACTGATGGACCAATGCCTCAAACAAGAGAGCACATCCTTCTTTGCCGTCAGGTAAACGTACCAAGAATCGTTGTTTTCATGAACAAAGTGGATATGGTGGATGATGCTGAGCTTTTAGAGCTTGTTGAATTAGAACTTAGAGATTTATTATCTACTTACGAATATGACGGAGATAACTCTCCAGTAATCCAGGGATCTGCTCTTGGTGCTCTTAACGGAGATGAGAAGTGGGTTAAGACTGTTGAAGAATTGATGGATGCAGTTGATACTTGGATCGAGCAGCCTGTAAGAGATCAGGATAAGCCATTCTTGATGCCAATTGAAGACGTATTCTCTATTACAGGTAGAGGTACTGTAGCAACAGGTAGAATCGAGGCTGGTGTTATCAACACTGGTGATCCGGTAGATATCGTTGGTATGGGTGATGAGAAATTAACTTCTACAATTACAGGGGTTGAGATGTTCAGAAAAATCCTAGACAGAGGTGAAGCTGGTGACAACGTAGGTCTATTGTTGAGAGGTATTGAAAAAACTGACATCAAGAGAGGTATGGTTATCGCTAAGAAAGATTCTGTGAAGCCACACAAAAAATTCAAAGCTGAGGTTTATATCCTTTCTAAAGAAGAAGGTGGACGTCACACTCCATTCCACAACAAATACCGTCCTCAGTTCTACGTAAGAACTACTGACGTTACAGGTGAGATCTTCTTACCAGAAGGTGTAGAAATGGTAATGCCTGGTGATAACTTAACAATCACTGTAGAATTGTTACAACCAATCGCTCTTAACGACGGTCTTAGATTCGCGATCAGAGAAGGTGGTAGAACAGTAGGTGCTGGTCAGGTTACTGAAATCTTAGATTAA